The sequence below is a genomic window from Salvelinus namaycush isolate Seneca chromosome 2, SaNama_1.0, whole genome shotgun sequence.
cacacacagccactccattgaatagaAGGCTAGGGGTTGAAtggtaaacacacacagccactccattgaatagaAGGCTAGGGGTTGAATggggaaaacacacacagccactccattaAATAGAAGGCTAGGGGTTGAATGGTAAAAAaacacagccactccattgaatagaAGGCTAGGGGTTGAATggtaaaaaaacacacagccactccattgaatagaAGGCTAGGGGTTGAatggtaaaaacacacacagccactccattgaatagaAGGCTAGGGGTTGAAtggtaaacacacacagccactccattgaatagaAGGCTAGGGGTTGAatggtaaaaacacacacagccactccattgaatagaAGGCTAGGGGTCGCTTTGCATTGTTTGCacttagccactgattccttacaaaccacttattgttgaatttgcgattttcgaacttgttgtgtaatctttatgtgacaatggccgatgagcaccgatacgtttcatctataatttctcttaattttttctcttcatatgacaaggataaaaaattatttgccagtagattgtcgacttgattcatgatcgTGACTGttagctaagactttgaaagtaagatgttgacatgatcagtccaatcaaagccactgtacatataacatgatttgacatcattttatctgtggccaatgaccttgagccttcttggaaggacACTTGTAGTATAACTCTGTGGCAGGACCTAAAGGGCTGAAATGTTGGATGTTTACCCTTACTAAGGACTTCAACTTGGCGATGATGTTGtgttcccatgagtgacagaacactgagccaatcatggcgcaatGCTGCTATTTACTGCTGTctcgccccaccaccacagaaagcactgagctaagtTGAAACGCCTGCATtatggagctgccttactcaagaaaactaaaaagagaccatgtttgtatgtggctttattaactcaatgatatatatatatatatttttttacattgtttgcaaattgATGTGTGAcaagtattaatgccaaaatagcaTGCAAAACAGTCATGCacaaaacaaaaaatacatttatacaattgaagtcggaagtttacatatacctttgtcaaatacatttaaactcagtttttcacaattcctgacatttaatcctagttaaaattccctgtcttagctcagttaggatcaccacttttttttaagaatgtgaaatgtcagaataatagtagagagaattatttatttcaggttttatttctttcatcacattcccagttggtcagaagtttacatacacccaatttggttgcattgcctttaaattgtttaacttgggtcaaacgtttcgggtaaccttccacaagcttcccacaataagttgggtaaattttggcccattcctcctgacagagctggtgtaactgagtcaggtttgtaggcctccttgctcgcacacactttttcagttctgccaacaaatgttctataggattgaggtcagggctttgtgatggcctctccaataccttgacattgttgtccttaagccatttgacACAACTTTgtaagtttgcttggggtcattgtccatttggaagacccatttatgacaaagctttaacttcctgactgatgtcttgagatgttgcttcaatatatccacataattttatttCCTCATGATCTCATccagtttgtgaagtgcaccagtccttcctgcagcaaagcaccccacaacatgatgccgccaaccccgtgcttcacggttgggatggtgttcttcggcttgcaagcctccccctttttcctccaaacataatggtggtcattatggccaaatagttctatttttgtttcatcaggccagaggaactttctccaaaaagtatgatctttgtccccatgtgcagttgcaaactgtagtctagctttttattggcagttttggagcagtggcttcttccttgctgagcggcctttcaggttaagtcattttactgtggatatagatactttgtaccggattcctccatcttcttcacaaggtcctttgctgttgttctgggattgatttgcacttttcgcaccaaagtacggagcgcgtctccttcctgagcggtatgatggctgcgtggtcccatggtgtttatacgcgtactattgtttgtacagatgaacgtggtaccttcaggcatttggaaattgctcccaaggatgaaccagacttgtggaggtctacacactttttttctgaggtcttggctgatttctttagattttcccatgatgtcaagcaaagaggcactgagtttgaaggtaggccttgaaatacatccacaggtacactcaaatgatgtcaattagcctatcagaagcttctaaagccatgacgtaattttctggaattttccaagctgtttaaaggcacagtcaacttagtgtgtgtaaacttgtgacccactggaattgtgatacattgaattataagtgaaatgatctgtctgtaaacaattgtttgaaaatgcacatgcacaaagtagatgtcctaaccgacttgacaaagcTATAgactgttaacaagacattttccgagaggttgaaaaacgagttttattgactccaacataagtgtatgtaaacctccgattTCAGCTGTATATACacaattttttaaattatttttatgtTGCAAAAAATGTTGGCCTCGAAACAGGTGCCCTGAATTACAGATCGCCACTGATGTTATATATTATGtaaatccctccctccctctctttctctctctctctctctctctctctctctctctctctctctctctctctctctctctctctctctctctctccctccctctctccctctctccctctctccctctctccctccctctctctctctctccctctctccctccctctctctctctctccctccctccctgcctctctttctctctctctctctctttctctctctctccctccctccctccctctctctctctctctctctctctctctcgccctctctctctagcACACCTTTGAGTTGCGTCTGTTGACGTGGCTGGGTCTGTCggtgtctgtggtgtgtctgtTGCTGTGCATCCTGACTTTCTGGCTGTGTCGGTCCATCCAGGGGACACGCACCACCATCCACCTCCACCTCTGTGTCTGCCTCTTCATCGCTGACCTCGTCTTCCTCATCGgcatctctcacacacagagcaaGGTGGGTATAGAGatgtggggagtgtgtgtgtatgtgtttgagtttgtgtgtgtgagggatcAAGGTATATATAGCAATTTCTCTTTTTAATATATTCCTTGTCACTTTTATTTGGTGTTGCTCCCCCCTAGGATCTTGTACCCCCTTCTATACCCAGGATGACAAACACATAACAACAAATAAGCCCTTTTTACATACAGTCAGATCTAAATTTAAGTTTTTTAATATTCAATTTGACTTTtattcatctctcctcctcccctctcctttccaacccctccccttctactcctctcccgtcctctcctcctccctcttgcccctctgctcctccctctactcccctgtttctctcctctcctctcctctcctctcctctcctctcctctcctctcctctcctctcctctcctctcctctcctctcctctcctctcctctcctctcctctcctcccctctcctctcctctcctctcctgtcctccctctcctctcctctcctctcctctcctctcctctcctctcctctcctctcctctcctctcctctcctctcctctcctctcctctctcagggaGGATGTAGGGTTGTAGCAGGTCTCCTCCACCTGTTCTTCCTAGGATCCTTTAGTTGGATGTTGTTAGAGGGGGTTCAGCTCTACCTCATGGTGGTCCTGGTCTTCAACACTACCATAAGGTATTGGATATATTTACTCTATGGTTATAAATTAGTATCTATCAGTATATATTTAGagtatatatttgtatttatttctttattataCATGTATGTTATATTTATTTAGATAAGGAATGTGTGTATTTATATTATTTCCTAATCTATTATATATTTtcattatatacatatatatttctTACAACTTTATTTTATCTTGCTATTAGTTAGCTTGGTGTGTTACATTTTCTTTTAACTCCTATTTTTTTAAACTCTTTGATTCTTCTTATTGTAAACATCTGTACCTGTATTTTATGAAGCTCTTTGATTCTTCTTATTACTGTAAACCTCTGTACCTGTATTTTATGAAGCTCTTTGTTTCTTCTCCCTACCGTAAACCTCTGTACCTGTATTTTATGAAGCTCTTTGATTCTTCTTATTATTGTAAACCTCTGTACCTGTATTTTATGAACCTCTGTGATTCTTCTTCTTATTGTAAACCTCTGTACCTGTATTTTATGAACCTCTGTGATTCTTCTTCTTATTGTAAACCTCTGTACCTGTATTTTATGAACCTCTGTGATTCTTCTTCTTACTGTAAACCTCTGTACCTGTATTTTATGAACCTCTGTGATTCTTCTTCTTACTGTAGACCTCTGTACCTGTATGCTGTGGGATATGGACTGCCACTGGTTGTTGTCATCATCTCTGCTATCACCTACCCAGATGGATACGGTACCACACAGCAGTGAGTCTGagtctgtgtgggtgggtgtgtgagagactgtgtaGCAAATCTCTCCCATATAAATAACACCAGATGACATTATTCTAACGTTATTCTAACGTTATCTTGTCTCTGTCAGCTGTTGGTTGTCTCTGGAGAGAGGTTTTATTAAACTTAAATATAACATGTTATTAACTCCAGATAACCTAATTCTAACTTTAATCTAACCTAATTCTAATGTTATCCTTTCTGTGTGTCAGCTGTTGGTTGTCTCTGGAGAGAGGATTCATCTGGAGTTTCTTCGGCCCAGTGTGCACCATCATCACTCTCAACGTTTTCTTCTTCATCATCACTGTCTGGAGGCTGGCCCAGAAGTTCTCTAGTCTCAACCCTGACCTCTCCAACCTACGCAAGAtcaagtaaagagagagagagagatggagagagcgagacagagagagagagagtgtgaaacTGAGAGacagttggagggagagagagagagagagtaacctataataggagtcaggaagcaggtgcagaaggagaGTTTAgtaatgaagggatggagagagagagacagagacagagagagagacagagacagagacagaaaggtagagagagagagagagagagagagagagagagagtgtgtaaccTATACActaggagtcaggaagcaggtgcagaaggagaGGTTAATAATGAGAACAAGCAGATAAACTCAACGTGAACGGAACCAATACTACCTGAAAacaggctaaatacaggggaagTAATCAAGGTAATGATGAAGTCCACGTGTGCGTACCGAGGGGGAGCAAGTGTGCGTAAtgtgggttgccaggtgtgcgtaattatGGTTGCAGGGACTGGaggttagtagaccggcgacgttgAGCACCGGAGACAGGGAATGGAACAcaggtgtgacagagagagaggagaaagtgaTGTAGAGAGACAAATAGAAGAACGGCGAGATAGGTGAATGTAGATATGTAATGAATGTATGGACAGTGACAAATCCTTGGTGTGTGTGAAtaaatttatttattaaattcagTTTTTAGCTGCCATAGTACATTAAATAAAACTGTACTAAAacctttccctcctccctctccccccccccccccccaccctcaccccccctcctcccacctcccgtcctccctccttcctcctcctctcctccctcctcccctccctcctccttcccgtcctcccctcccctccacccctcccctctcccctccctcccgtcctccctccttcctccccccctcctcctccctctctctctctccagggtgttCACAGTGACAGCAGTGGCCCAGCTGTGTGTGTTGGGTACTATGTGGATATTTGGAGTGTTCCAGTTCCAAGAGGCGGGGACAGTGGTCATGACATATCTCTTCACTATCCTCAACTCTCTACAGGGAGCCCTGCTGTTCATCATGCACTGCCTACTGAACAAAacggtatggtgtggtatggtatggggtgtgtgtgtgtgtgtgtgtgtgtgtgtgtgttgggtgtgtgtgtgtgtgttgggtgtgtgttgggtgtgtgtgtttgtttgtgttgggtgtgtgttgagtgtgtgtttgtgtgtgtgtgtgtgtgtgtgtgtgtgtgtgtgtgtgtgtgtgtgtgtgtgtgtgtgtggtgtgtgtgtgtagtgtgtgtgtagtgtgtgtgtgtgtgtgtatgtgtttgtgtgtgtgtgtaacactgtGCACTGCTGCCCTCATCAGGTTAGAGAGGAGTATTGCAAGCTGCTGTCCTGTATCTGCACACCACAGAAGAAGAGATACTCAGAGGTCAACACTACCAACCCTTCTTCCAGCCAatcccaggtacacacacacacacacacacacacacagacacatacgcacacacaaacacctttCATTAAGTTAACCTCTGTCCTTTGACATTTGTCTGTCCTAGGGGTCAAGGAGCGCCACAAACATGGGGGTGTCGCAGATATGATGTCACCAAACCCCCACCACGCATCTCTTTACCCCTCCTCCCATGACAAATGTTCCCACTAGATGGCCAAACTGTAAAGTCAAAATGGTCGATCgtaaacatttatgaaaacaaaGGTTTGCGTTTAGCGGTGTGGTTAAGAGACATTGTAGAAATGGGCAGTGTTTCTGACTTAGTATCTTGGCCAGATAGTGACAACCCAGAAACACTCAGCCCGAGGATAGTACTGTTCAGGCCAGGTTAGTAGAAAATGTGTCCAACTAGCCCGCCGGATAGTAAAAATGTTAGTCCTCTAGCCAGGTTGGCCAGTGCCCAAAATCCTTCAGTTACATCCCTGATTAGACACTTCATATCAAACTTGATGTTAACCACTGTCTTATCAAGCATTAGGTTATCCAATCAGAAGTTATGTGATCTTCATGTCATCCAATAGGAATCCATATGGTCTTTATGTCATCCAATAGGAATCCTTATGGTCTTTATGTCATCCAATCAGAAGTTACGTGATCTTCATGTCATCCAATAGGAATCCATATGGTCTTTATGTCATCCAATCAGAAGTTACATGATCTTCATGTCATCCAATAGGAATCCATATCCTCTTTATGTCATTTTTACAGTCAAATAGATGAAACCATAATCATAAACAGAAGCTTTCTTCTTTTACACGAATGGAATAGATTTATAGCAATATTTCTTACTTTCTTATTTCTTACCAAGAGCACAAGATATGGTGACATTTCTACACAAATAAATTCAAAGGGATTTAGAAAAACATGTGAAGATATGTGTTAGTTGTGACCTAATGGACTGTTATActgtaaatgtttatttttcttaatgtcacgtcctgaccatagttcttatgtgtgttgcttgttttagtgttggtcaggacgtgagctgggtgggcattctatgttgtgtgtctagtttgtctgtttctgtgttcagcctaatatggttctcaatcagaggcagctgtcaatcgttgtccctgattgagaatcatatataggtagcttgttttgtgttggggattgtgggtggttgtcttctgtctttgtgttctgcaccagataggactgtttttggttttcacatttattgttttgttgtttgtagtgttcagacatcctttattaaattatgtttaacactagccgcgctgcgttttggtcctctccttcatcccaggaagaaaaccgttacacttAAAgacattattaatattattaattattaataaCTATTACGAATAGTATGCATGTTTCTACATTCAGGCTAGTAATGTTCACACATTCttataaatgtttacaaatatAATTGTAACTAGTTTATAAATCGATAAAAGGTTTATTCATGATACTTATTATCAAGTGTTACCATGGATACCTCTATGTACCTCTACTACCGTtaaaacgtttggggtcacttagaaatgtccttgtgtatgaaagaaaagcacataatttgtccattaaaataacatcaaattgatcagaaatacagtgtagacattgttaatgttgtgaatgactactgtagctggaaaatACTGATTTTgtaatagaatatctacataggtgtacagaggtccattatcagcaaccatcactcctgttccattggcacgttgtgttagctaatccaagtgtatcattataaaatgctaattgatcattagaaaaaccttttgcaaatgttagcaaagctgaaaactgttgtgctgataaaagaaccaataaaactggccttctttagactagttgagtattcagcatttgtgggttcgattacaggctcaaaatggccagaaacaaagactttcttctgaaactcgtcagtctattcttgttctgagaaattaaggctattccatgcgagaaattgccaagaaactgaagatctcgtacaacgctgtgtactagtcccttcacagaacaacgcaaactgtctctaaccagaatataaagaggaatgggaggccccggtgaacaactgagcaagtggacaagtacattagagtgtctagtttgagaaacaagcctcacaagtcctaaactggcagcttcattaaatagtacccacaaaacaccagtctcaacgtcaacagtgaagaggcgactgcgggatgttggccttctaggaaGAGTTGCAGAGAAAAACCCATATCTCAGACCGGCCAAAAAaatgaaaagattaagatggacaaaagaaAACAATTACAGGACAGAGGaactttctgatcaatttgatgttattttaatggacaaaaaatgtgcttttctttcaaaacaaggatatttataagtgaccccaaactttttaacggtagtgtagtcgtggccaaaagttttgagaatgacacaaatatttattttcacaaagtctgctgcctcagtttgtatgatggcaatttgcatatactccagaatgttatgaagagtgatcagatgaattgcaatttattgcaaattccctctttgccatgcaaatgaactgaatccccccaaaacatttccactgcatttcagcactgccacaaaaggaccagctgacatcaagtcagtgattctctcgttaataCAATTGcggtattacattttttaatttatccttacttttcaatacagtttgcgccaagcgaagctacgtcaaaaaacatggcgtcctaagccactaaaatgtttcgacagaaacacgatttatcataataaaaatgtcctaccttgagctgttcttccatcagtatcttgggcaaaggatcctttcttgggaggaatcgtcttttggtggaaagctgtcctcttgccatgtggaaatgccaactgcgttcgggatgaactgaaagCGTGCCCACCTATTCACAGCGTtaaagaaataaatgtcccaaaatcgcactaaacggatataaattgctataaaacgctttaaattaactaccttatgatgtttttaactcctataacgagtgaaaagatgaccggagaaatataacaggctaAACTAACGCTTGGAACAGGAGAGGGTCGGTGTCCTCCACGCGCGTGACGCACCAAGAAAAGACTTGCTAGCTACAGGGTTTTTTGATTTAtagggcctgtgaacgcgcaatcgaccccattggaatcgtcatcacgtaaaggcatccaggggaagacgtaagaagtgtccgtaCAGTCATAGCAATATCAGTGCCTttttaactgacttcagaacagtggccaacatttctgaaatctgaatccatttcagggaaattgctgtagaatgggctctgttccacttagagacaaaatttcaactcctatagaaactatagactgttttctatccaataataataataatatgcatattgtacgatcaaggattttgtgggaagccgtttcaaaaattacccAATTAGCATAAATAGTCTCAACAGCGCCCccatcctcaacaggttaactttcacacattaaagtccaatacagctaatgaaagacacagatcttgtgaatccagtcaacatgtccgatttttaaaatgttttacagggaagacacaatatgtaaagatgtacatctattacctaaaaacacattagcataatccaccatcttttatttgtccaccaacaccagtagctatcaccaattcggctaaactaagatatttatagcccctaaccaacaaaaaaactcatcagatgacagtctgataacatatttatggtatgggataggttttgttagaaaaaagtgcatatttcaggtagatggcataggttacaattgcacccaccgtcacaaatggactagaataattacaatgagcaacgtgtttacctaactactaatcatcaaacatttcgtaaaaatacacagcatacactaatcgaaagacacagatcctgtgaatacagacaatatttcagattttctaagtgtcttacagcgaaaacacaataaatcgttatattagcatagcacatagcacatagcagcccagcattgattctagccaaagtgagcgataaaagtcaacatcgccaaaagatattaattttttcactaaccttctcagaattcttccgatgacactcctgtaacatcatattacacaatccatatagagtttgatcgaaaatgtttatatttagccaccaaaatcatggttagacaatgtgaaatgtagctcagctggtcagaaaatgtccttgcgccacttagacagtgatctactcttatacataaatactcataaacgtgactaaaaaatatagggtggacagggattgatagacaatttaattcttaatacaatcgcggaattacattttttaaattatccttacttttcaatacagtttgcgccaagcgaagctacgtcaaaaaacatggcgtcctaagccactaacatttttcgacagaaacacgatttatcataataaaaatgtcctactttgagctgttcttccatcagtatcttgggcaaaggatcctttcttgggagtaatcgtcttttggtggaaagctgtcctcttgccatgtggaaatgccaactgcgttcgggatgaactgaaaagcgtgcccagctATTCACATCGTttcaaaaataaatgtcccaaaatcgcactattCAAAAGtgcaaaagatatatttttttaaatatttaactttcacacattaacaagtccaagacaccagatgaaaggtgcacatcttgtgaatcaagccaacatgtccgatttttaaaatgttttacagggaagacacaatatgtaaatctattagctaatcacgttagcaaaagacaccaatattcttactccatcagtttatgactccatcagtagctatcacaaattcggccaaataaagataaaaatagccactaaccaagaaacaacctcatcagatgacagtctaatAACATAGCCACCAAccatttattgtatagcatatgttttttcaaaaaatgtgcatatttcaggtataattcatagtttacatttcagctacaatcagaaattgcaccgaaagcagccataatatttacagacaacaaacgtcaaatacctaataactcatcataaaacatttctgaaaaatacatagtgtacagcaattgaaagacaggcatcttgtgattctagacaatatttccgatttattaaatgttttaaagcgcaaacaaaatgtagcgtgatattagcatagccacaatagccagaaacacttgggcgcccacgaccagtcaaCATGCaagacagatattagaaat
It includes:
- the LOC120023569 gene encoding putative adhesion G protein-coupled receptor E4P encodes the protein MYVLCSVDPVLTCDQVKADQTPGQTVPGLAGLLSLMRKSCLALSNSGDAAGRRLSGEVLLENVFTEIDSLLSQGILSNSREVSGLLGAVEDTLMLIGPQLRDTHTTMETDHTEAELAVRRGQTPPTGPISLANDKARLDTSWETATGNGTYPGFTLVGLVCYKTVERSVNNSFQYLTDTDRDTANTTASKPSYQISSKVVTALVSNPATEHLAQPVILTFKHLQVRAESAEMNYTCVFWSEGRVHEEGGAWSRRGCTKVTSNATHTVCSCTHLSSFAVLMALYPVKHTFELRLLTWLGLSVSVVCLLLCILTFWLCRSIQGTRTTIHLHLCVCLFIADLVFLIGISHTQSKGGCRVVAGLLHLFFLGSFSWMLLEGVQLYLMVVLVFNTTIRPLYLYAVGYGLPLVVVIISAITYPDGYGTTQHCWLSLERGFIWSFFGPVCTIITLNVFFFIITVWRLAQKFSSLNPDLSNLRKIKVFTVTAVAQLCVLGTMWIFGVFQFQEAGTVVMTYLFTILNSLQGALLFIMHCLLNKTVREEYCKLLSCICTPQKKRYSEVNTTNPSSSQSQGSRSATNMGVSQI